A section of the Primulina eburnea isolate SZY01 chromosome 1, ASM2296580v1, whole genome shotgun sequence genome encodes:
- the LOC140841117 gene encoding lipid phosphate phosphatase 2-like: MFQGRRDEIGLECQHTIKSHGWELLKNHKHDWLALILLAGIEIILYLMHPFYRFVGEGMMTDLRYPMKGDTVPVWAVPLYAVLLPFAIFVLYYIRRRDVYDLHHAILGILFAVLITGVLTDATKNAVGRPRPDFFWRCFPDGNFTYDRSGDVVCHGKDSDLKDGHKSFPSGHTSWSFAGLGFLSLYLSGKIKCFDRKGHVAKLCIVFLPILAACLVGISRVDDYKHHWEDVFAGALLGLVVATFCYLQFFPPPYHTQGWSPYAYLRAVEESRTNMRSSEQLEPRTSSQNVTLEGVNRQQSMIHRNSVYHNLDSTIESMESGNK, from the exons ATGTTTCAG GGTCGGCGGGACGAGATTGGACTCGAGTGTCAACATACCATTAAGTCTCACGGGTGGGAACTCTTAAAGAATCACAAGCATGATTGGCTTGCATTGATACTACTTGCAGGAATAGAGATCATATTATATCTAATGCACCCGTTCTATCGTTTTGTTGGAGAGGGCATGATGACTGATCTTAGGTATCCTATGAAAGGCGACACAGTGCCAGTATGGGCGGTTCCT CTGTATGCAGTTTTGCTGCCTTTCGCCATTTTCGTTCTATATTATATTCGACGAAGGGACGTCTATGATCTACACCATGCCATACTAG GAATCTTGTTCGCTGTTTTGATAACTGGGGTCCTCACAGACGCTACGAAAAATGCAGTTGGCAGGCCACGTCCTGATTTTTTCTGGCGTTGCTTTCCCGACGGGAATTTT ACGTACGATCGATCGGGCGATGTCGTGTGCCATGGTAAAGATAGTGATTTAAAAGACGGGCACAAGAGTTTTCCAAGCGGGCATACTTCAT GGTCGTTTGCTGGTCTTGGTTTTCTATCATTATACTTGTCGGGGAAAATCAAATGCTTTGATCGAAAAGGCCATGTTGCGAAACTATGCATCGTTTTCCTACCTATTCTTGCTGCATGCCTTGTTGGAATTTCTCGTGTGGACGACTACAAGCATCATTGGGAAGATGTGTTTGCCGGAGCTCTCCTTG GTCTTGTTGTGGCTACATTTTGCTACCTGCAGTTCTTCCCACCTCCATATCACACACAAG GATGGAGTCCATACGCATATCTCCGAGCGGTGGAGGAATCTCGCACAAACATGAGATCGTCTGAGCAGCTTGAACCCAGAACTAGCTCACAGAATGTAACACTTGAAGGTGTGAATCGACAGCAGTCGATGATTCATCGGAACTCAGTGTATCACAATTTAGACTCAACTATTGAATCGATGGAGTCAGGAAATAAATAG